In a single window of the Pseudodesulfovibrio profundus genome:
- the hmcD gene encoding sulfate respiration complex protein HmcD translates to MANEIYSLQEFLLATKGWVYILMGSALVVFVAYWKFLFSRDKD, encoded by the coding sequence ATGGCTAATGAAATATATTCCCTTCAAGAATTCCTGCTCGCCACGAAAGGGTGGGTGTACATTCTGATGGGTTCCGCGTTGGTGGTCTTCGTGGCCTACTGGAAGTTCCTGTTCAGCAGGGACAAAGACTAA
- the hmcE gene encoding sulfate respiration complex protein HmcE — protein MYELLTGPILWLAFAIAVIGLITRTVFYIKGLNWKLDRVAYSAHPAAGAKGALRSILAFIIPFANHSWRAKPGFTIMFFVFHIGLLGVPLLLEGHAVILNERFGISWPTMSMAAADFLTVAMLVAAAGIAIRRLILPEVRILTDAKDWFVLIISIAPFVSGYLVVHELGNYDFWLTAHIISGLAWIALLPFTKLFHAVGFFWSRAQLGMDFGIKRGGMKYKSFDW, from the coding sequence ATGTATGAACTGTTAACGGGCCCGATCCTTTGGCTGGCGTTTGCTATCGCCGTCATCGGTCTGATCACCCGCACTGTATTCTACATTAAAGGTCTGAACTGGAAGCTGGACCGCGTCGCTTATTCCGCGCATCCCGCTGCCGGTGCCAAGGGAGCATTGCGCTCCATCCTGGCTTTCATCATTCCCTTCGCTAACCATAGCTGGAGGGCCAAACCCGGATTCACGATCATGTTCTTCGTGTTCCACATCGGTCTGCTGGGCGTTCCCCTGTTGCTGGAAGGCCATGCCGTCATTCTCAATGAGCGTTTCGGCATCTCCTGGCCTACCATGTCCATGGCTGCCGCTGACTTCCTGACTGTCGCCATGCTGGTAGCTGCTGCAGGTATCGCCATTCGCCGACTGATTCTGCCTGAAGTTCGCATTCTCACCGATGCCAAGGATTGGTTCGTTCTGATCATCTCCATCGCCCCCTTCGTATCCGGCTATCTGGTCGTTCACGAATTAGGCAATTACGACTTCTGGCTGACGGCTCACATCATCAGTGGCCTGGCCTGGATCGCGTTGCTGCCGTTCACCAAGCTGTTCCACGCCGTAGGCTTCTTCTGGTCCCGTGCACAGCTCGGTATGGACTTCGGCATCAAGCGCGGTGGCATGAAGTACAAGAGCTTCGACTGGTAA
- the hmcF gene encoding sulfate respiration complex iron-sulfur protein HmcF, which translates to MPEGKLCNRTPINDEEYLQQVLSDTGGKQYYKEMEELDVDVEKLQASLKATLKSRLKTWLEMCAHCGLCADACFLYEVNDRVPEQVPAYKIQSTLGEIVKKNGNVTNEFMRHCMDVAWSQCTCCNRCGHYCPHGIDMGVMFGYLRGLLNSQGFVPWELKIGAGMHRVYRAQMNVTTEDWVETCEWMAEETEEEWPGLTIPVDVEGADMMYTCNAREPKHYPEDIAEAAILFHLTGENWTVPSEGWEQTSLSMFAGDWEACTMQVKTVYDAIERLKPKRVVGTECGHAHRATSIEGPYWVGREDGLPPRPFIHYVEWVAEVLRSGRLKIDPAKKLKRPITLQDSCNYVRNHGLADITREIMTYIVEPEYFIEMTPNREHNYCCGGGGGFNGVGKYRPQRNVALRKKRDQILETGAELVIAPCHNCWDAIRDLEEEYEIGIEWSFLKPLLIEMAIVPDHLKPKEEEE; encoded by the coding sequence ATGCCCGAAGGTAAGCTTTGCAATAGAACGCCGATCAACGATGAGGAATACCTCCAGCAGGTACTCAGCGATACCGGTGGAAAGCAATACTATAAAGAAATGGAAGAGCTCGACGTTGATGTCGAGAAATTACAGGCATCCCTGAAGGCCACACTCAAGTCCCGTCTGAAAACGTGGCTTGAAATGTGCGCCCACTGCGGCCTCTGCGCCGACGCCTGCTTCCTGTATGAAGTTAATGATCGTGTGCCTGAACAGGTCCCGGCTTACAAGATCCAGTCCACCCTGGGCGAGATCGTCAAGAAGAACGGGAACGTCACCAACGAGTTCATGCGTCACTGCATGGATGTCGCATGGTCTCAGTGCACCTGTTGTAACCGTTGCGGTCACTACTGCCCGCACGGCATCGATATGGGTGTCATGTTCGGTTACCTGCGCGGACTGCTCAACTCTCAGGGCTTCGTGCCGTGGGAACTGAAAATCGGTGCTGGCATGCACCGTGTCTATCGCGCACAGATGAACGTCACCACGGAAGACTGGGTCGAAACTTGCGAGTGGATGGCCGAGGAAACCGAGGAAGAATGGCCGGGTCTGACCATCCCTGTGGATGTTGAAGGCGCCGACATGATGTACACCTGTAACGCTCGTGAGCCCAAGCACTACCCTGAAGACATCGCTGAAGCCGCCATCCTGTTCCACCTGACCGGTGAGAATTGGACCGTGCCTTCCGAAGGATGGGAGCAGACCTCCCTGTCCATGTTCGCCGGTGACTGGGAAGCCTGCACCATGCAGGTAAAAACAGTGTACGATGCGATTGAGCGTCTGAAGCCGAAACGCGTCGTCGGTACCGAGTGTGGTCACGCTCACCGTGCTACCTCCATCGAGGGACCGTACTGGGTCGGTCGTGAAGACGGCCTGCCTCCGCGTCCGTTCATCCACTACGTTGAATGGGTTGCCGAGGTGCTTCGTTCCGGACGTCTGAAAATCGATCCGGCCAAGAAGCTCAAGCGCCCGATCACCTTGCAGGACTCCTGCAACTACGTTCGTAACCACGGCCTGGCCGACATCACCCGTGAGATCATGACCTACATCGTTGAGCCGGAGTACTTCATCGAAATGACTCCGAACCGCGAACACAACTACTGCTGCGGCGGTGGTGGCGGATTCAACGGTGTTGGTAAATACCGTCCTCAGCGTAACGTGGCGCTTCGCAAGAAGCGTGACCAGATCCTCGAAACCGGGGCCGAACTGGTCATCGCACCCTGCCACAACTGCTGGGATGCCATCCGTGACCTCGAAGAAGAATACGAAATCGGTATCGAATGGTCCTTCCTCAAGCCGCTTCTGATCGAAATGGCTATTGTGCCTGATCATCTGAAGCCCAAGGAAGAGGAAGAGTAG
- a CDS encoding RrF2 family transcriptional regulator yields the protein MGDTVMRITTKSRYATRMVLDIALHCENGPVQSRDIAERQNISLKYLEKLIRELRRAGLIESRRGPQGGHLLARPADSITVGDIVRIMECPPKYDDCTCTAGGECDACPQAQTCLTKAIWVETTRAMFEKLDTFIIGELLD from the coding sequence GTGGGCGATACCGTTATGCGCATAACAACCAAATCCAGATACGCGACCAGAATGGTGCTGGACATAGCCCTCCATTGTGAAAATGGGCCGGTGCAGTCGCGTGATATTGCCGAACGGCAAAACATTTCTCTTAAATATCTCGAAAAACTGATTCGCGAGTTACGACGTGCCGGACTGATTGAAAGTCGTCGTGGCCCCCAGGGCGGGCACCTTCTGGCGCGTCCTGCCGATTCGATCACCGTGGGCGATATTGTCCGCATTATGGAATGTCCGCCCAAATATGATGACTGCACCTGCACGGCCGGTGGCGAGTGTGATGCATGTCCTCAGGCCCAGACCTGTCTGACCAAAGCCATCTGGGTGGAAACCACGCGCGCCATGTTCGAGAAACTCGATACGTTCATCATCGGCGAGTTACTCGACTAG